The Solibacillus sp. FSL R7-0682 genome includes a window with the following:
- a CDS encoding ABC transporter substrate-binding protein, with protein sequence MRELVQATVAIVIACALLFVAADRLQSAGSTGSKDTLTVYNWGEYIDPDLIKKFEAETGINVTYETFDSNEAMLTKIQQGGSAYDIAVPSEYTIESMKEDNLLIPIDHNLVPNLQYINADFLDLPFDVGNEYSIPYFWGTVGIVYNPNLIADHLTFESWEDLWDESLKRKVFLVDGSREVIGMGLNSIGQSLNVKDENLLRQATDKLITLSPNIKAIIGDEITPLMVNNEAAVALTFSGQAADMMWENEELNFAVPQEGSNLWFDNMVIPKTSKNVEGAHKFINFMLDPENAAQNADYVGYSTPNEAAWALMDEEVIADERFYPNHEQREKLEVYENLGLEWLGKYNEHFLEFKMSLR encoded by the coding sequence ATGAGAGAATTAGTTCAAGCAACTGTTGCCATTGTCATTGCATGTGCTCTACTTTTTGTCGCTGCAGATCGATTACAATCAGCTGGGAGCACAGGCAGTAAGGACACGCTAACAGTTTATAACTGGGGCGAATATATCGACCCGGATTTAATTAAAAAATTTGAAGCAGAAACAGGTATCAATGTTACCTATGAAACATTTGATTCAAATGAAGCGATGCTTACAAAAATTCAACAAGGTGGTTCGGCTTATGATATTGCGGTTCCATCTGAATATACAATCGAATCAATGAAGGAAGACAATCTTCTCATTCCGATTGATCACAATTTAGTCCCTAATTTGCAATATATTAATGCCGACTTTTTAGATTTACCATTCGATGTAGGAAATGAATACTCAATCCCCTATTTTTGGGGTACAGTCGGTATCGTATACAATCCAAACTTAATCGCGGACCATTTAACATTTGAATCTTGGGAAGACTTATGGGATGAATCACTAAAACGGAAGGTATTCCTAGTAGATGGCTCTCGTGAAGTAATCGGGATGGGGTTAAACTCAATTGGTCAGTCACTAAATGTGAAGGACGAAAATTTATTACGTCAAGCAACAGATAAGTTAATTACACTTTCTCCAAACATTAAAGCAATCATTGGGGATGAAATTACACCGCTTATGGTCAATAATGAGGCTGCTGTAGCATTAACTTTCTCTGGGCAAGCGGCGGATATGATGTGGGAAAATGAAGAGTTAAACTTTGCTGTACCACAAGAAGGTTCGAATTTATGGTTTGATAATATGGTCATTCCAAAGACATCAAAAAATGTGGAAGGTGCGCATAAATTCATCAACTTTATGCTTGATCCTGAAAATGCCGCACAAAATGCAGACTACGTTGGTTATTCAACACCGAACGAAGCTGCATGGGCATTAATGGATGAGGAAGTCATTGCAGATGAGCGCTTCTATCCAAACCACGAACAACGTGAAAAGCTAGAAGTATACGAAAACCTTGGACTTGAATGGCTAGGTAAATACAACGAACACTTCCTGGAATTTAAAATGAGCTTACGCTAA
- a CDS encoding M15 family metallopeptidase: MKKLSVFLFVIVICIWGYDLFQSEINFPPSTNSSTSINEGDLILINSSYAMHENAIPTDIIQAEQHINYASIDDSSIELSKRLVQPLNAMLKEAREQGITNFAINSGYRTFETQQSLYDELGANIALPAGHSEHQLGLAIDIGSTNGPMGLSEEGMWLAQNSWRYGFILRYPEGKTDITGISFEPWHFRYVGIPHSQILFDEQWVLEEYLAYLKENGSYEMKSHKIIYVSSIDQAKQVANNSPYTISGDNLAGYIVTVKKQ, encoded by the coding sequence ATGAAAAAATTGAGCGTCTTCCTTTTCGTTATAGTGATTTGTATTTGGGGATATGACTTATTTCAATCTGAAATAAACTTCCCACCCTCTACTAATTCATCTACTTCCATTAATGAAGGGGATTTAATATTAATTAACAGTTCCTATGCAATGCATGAAAACGCCATCCCAACAGATATTATTCAGGCAGAGCAACATATAAATTACGCTTCAATTGATGATTCATCAATTGAACTATCTAAACGGCTCGTTCAACCATTAAATGCAATGCTAAAGGAAGCTCGTGAACAAGGAATTACAAACTTCGCAATCAACAGCGGTTATCGAACATTTGAAACACAGCAATCACTTTATGACGAGTTAGGAGCAAATATTGCACTACCCGCTGGACATAGCGAACATCAATTAGGACTAGCAATCGATATCGGTTCTACAAACGGTCCAATGGGCTTATCGGAAGAAGGTATGTGGCTTGCACAAAATTCATGGCGCTACGGCTTTATATTACGCTATCCGGAAGGAAAAACGGATATTACCGGTATTTCCTTCGAGCCATGGCATTTTCGTTATGTCGGTATACCTCATAGCCAAATCTTATTCGATGAGCAATGGGTGCTAGAAGAATATTTAGCTTATTTAAAAGAAAACGGCTCGTATGAAATGAAATCTCACAAAATTATATACGTTTCATCAATTGATCAGGCGAAGCAAGTAGCTAATAATAGTCCCTATACTATATCTGGTGACAACTTAGCTGGCTACATTGTCACAGTGAAAAAACAGTAA
- a CDS encoding ABC transporter permease yields MNNKSAKSSLIPYLFWIILFVIAPIALVVYYSLLDLKGNFTLANYAKFFTPVYLKMTLSSFWYAFLITFFTLLFAYPTAYLLTKTKHKRLWLMLIIIPSWINLLLKTYAFIGIFGLYGPINAMIEVFGFNPQQILFTDFSFVFVSVYIFIPFMIIPIFNSLDKMNPSLVFAARDLGASAWTTFRRVVFPLTIDGVKSGIQVTFIPALSLFMITRLIAGNQVITLGTAIEQQFLVSQNWGMGSTIAVFLILFMVITMLFTKQKSKGGRA; encoded by the coding sequence ATGAATAATAAATCAGCAAAAAGTTCATTAATTCCTTATTTATTTTGGATTATATTATTTGTTATCGCACCAATTGCCTTAGTTGTTTACTACTCGCTGCTAGATCTTAAGGGGAATTTCACATTAGCAAACTATGCGAAATTCTTTACGCCAGTTTATTTAAAAATGACATTAAGTAGTTTCTGGTATGCTTTTTTAATTACGTTCTTTACGTTATTATTCGCCTATCCAACTGCTTACCTACTAACAAAAACAAAGCACAAACGACTTTGGTTAATGTTAATTATTATTCCATCATGGATTAACCTTCTATTAAAAACATATGCATTCATTGGAATCTTCGGTCTATATGGGCCAATTAATGCGATGATTGAAGTATTTGGCTTTAATCCACAGCAAATTTTATTTACTGATTTTAGTTTCGTATTTGTATCGGTTTATATTTTCATTCCATTTATGATTATTCCGATTTTCAACTCTTTAGATAAAATGAATCCTTCGCTTGTATTTGCAGCACGGGATTTAGGAGCATCTGCTTGGACAACTTTCCGTCGCGTCGTTTTCCCATTAACAATTGATGGGGTAAAATCAGGGATTCAAGTAACGTTCATCCCTGCATTATCACTATTCATGATTACTCGTTTAATTGCAGGAAACCAGGTCATTACGTTGGGTACTGCTATTGAGCAGCAATTCCTTGTATCTCAAAACTGGGGGATGGGTTCGACGATCGCTGTATTCTTAATTTTATTCATGGTTATCACGATGTTATTTACTAAGCAAAAATCTAAAGGAGGACGCGCATAA
- a CDS encoding ABC transporter permease gives MKKLSTASKAYLVLVFVILYAPIFYLIFYSFNSGGTMNSFDSFTLEHYKAVFDDSRLLVILINTVIVALLSGLIATIIGTFGAIGIVSIKDKKMRNTLLSLNNVLIVSPDVVIGASFLILFTMIGVKLGFASVLVSHVAFSVPIVVLMVLPKLLEMNTSLIDAARDLGATKRDVLTRVILPYISPGIFAGFFMALTYSLDDFAVTFFVTGNGFSTLSVEIYSMARAGISLTVNALSGLIFAITVLIVIGYYFIDKRSKSVTAEGQR, from the coding sequence ATGAAAAAACTATCCACTGCATCAAAAGCATATTTAGTGCTCGTGTTCGTCATCCTTTATGCACCTATTTTTTACTTAATTTTTTATTCTTTCAACAGTGGAGGAACGATGAACAGCTTCGATTCCTTTACGTTAGAGCATTATAAGGCCGTATTTGATGATTCACGTCTACTTGTTATTTTAATTAATACCGTGATCGTTGCCTTACTATCTGGATTAATTGCAACTATAATTGGTACGTTTGGTGCCATTGGGATTGTCTCTATTAAGGATAAAAAAATGCGTAACACGCTTTTATCTTTAAACAATGTTTTAATCGTATCTCCTGACGTTGTTATCGGTGCAAGTTTCTTAATTTTATTCACAATGATTGGTGTAAAATTAGGCTTTGCTTCCGTCCTTGTCTCACATGTCGCATTTAGCGTACCAATTGTAGTACTAATGGTTTTACCGAAGTTACTTGAAATGAATACTTCGTTAATTGATGCTGCTCGTGACTTAGGAGCCACAAAGCGTGATGTATTAACACGTGTTATTTTACCGTACATTTCACCTGGTATTTTTGCTGGCTTCTTTATGGCATTAACATATTCTTTAGACGATTTTGCTGTAACATTTTTCGTTACTGGTAACGGCTTTAGCACTTTATCTGTAGAAATATACTCAATGGCTCGTGCTGGTATTTCGCTAACAGTTAATGCACTTTCAGGTCTAATCTTTGCCATTACCGTATTAATCGTGATTGGCTATTACTTCATTGATAAACGTTCAAAATCAGTAACTGCGGAGGGCCAACGATGA
- a CDS encoding ABC transporter ATP-binding protein, producing the protein MDNTIIRFENVTKSYDDGTVVLKNINLELERGKFYTLLGPSGCGKTTILRIIAGFTDASTGDVFFNGKRINNVPANERQVNTVFQDYALFPHLNVFENVAFGLRIKKVKEAEVQQRVQEALKFVNLAGYGSREISEMSGGQRQRVAIARAIVNDPEVILLDEPLSALDLKLRTEMQYELRELQQRLGKTFVFVTHDQEEALAMSDEIFVLSNGEIKQSGTPVDIYDEPINRFVADFIGESNIVDGIMIEDYKVKFAGKEFECVDGGMKPNEKIDVVIRPEDLEITTPEKGKLIVTVDTQLFRGVHYELSTYDKDGNEWLVHSLKKAEVGEEIGLDFDPEAIHVMRLNETEEDFDKRLEAYGDEEHE; encoded by the coding sequence ATGGATAACACGATTATTCGCTTTGAAAATGTCACAAAATCATACGACGACGGTACTGTCGTTTTAAAAAATATTAACCTTGAATTAGAACGAGGGAAATTTTACACATTACTAGGTCCATCTGGCTGTGGTAAGACGACCATTTTACGCATTATTGCTGGTTTTACTGATGCTTCAACTGGAGATGTTTTCTTTAATGGAAAGCGTATTAATAACGTCCCAGCAAATGAACGACAAGTAAATACAGTTTTCCAAGACTATGCCCTATTCCCTCATTTAAATGTATTTGAAAATGTAGCGTTTGGTTTACGCATTAAAAAGGTAAAAGAAGCCGAAGTTCAGCAACGTGTACAAGAAGCATTAAAATTCGTAAACTTAGCTGGCTATGGTAGCCGTGAAATTTCGGAAATGTCTGGTGGCCAACGTCAACGTGTTGCTATTGCACGTGCGATTGTTAATGACCCAGAAGTAATTTTACTAGACGAGCCGCTATCAGCCCTTGACTTAAAACTACGAACTGAAATGCAATATGAGCTCCGTGAATTACAGCAGCGTCTCGGCAAAACATTTGTTTTCGTCACTCACGACCAAGAAGAAGCATTAGCAATGAGTGATGAAATTTTTGTTCTTTCTAACGGAGAAATTAAACAATCTGGTACACCAGTTGATATTTATGACGAGCCAATTAACCGCTTTGTTGCAGACTTCATTGGAGAATCAAATATTGTAGACGGTATTATGATTGAAGACTATAAAGTGAAATTTGCTGGCAAAGAGTTTGAATGTGTCGATGGTGGGATGAAGCCAAATGAAAAAATCGATGTAGTCATTCGTCCAGAAGATTTAGAAATAACGACACCTGAAAAAGGAAAATTAATAGTAACAGTTGATACTCAATTATTCCGCGGTGTTCACTATGAGTTATCAACTTACGATAAAGACGGTAATGAATGGTTAGTACACTCACTGAAAAAAGCAGAAGTAGGTGAAGAGATTGGCTTAGACTTTGACCCAGAGGCGATTCACGTAATGCGCTTAAACGAAACGGAAGAAGATTTCGATAAGCGACTTGAAGCATACGGGGATGAAGAGCATGAATAA